The Flavobacterium commune genome contains a region encoding:
- a CDS encoding asparagine synthetase B family protein: MKGFFGILNLNNGYFDNAATKYLNTKSLNHENTSFITDKILLENFTTPIFKNNKFPNLQFVGWCRLDNIDELQNQLPLSKNPKEEEVILTAYLKWGTDCVKHLIGDFSFAIWNEAKKELFLAKDQMGIRPLFYIEHDGLLYFSTSIPLIKSALLEKPKLNESYIAKELRNYPQEIEDTFFKNIKRLKPAHYISISTGKTIEEVRYWELGTVDLSHCKQKEDYYALLRTTLETAIKSRIRGKKNVGCQLSGGMDSSAIAVLLSRLMDKKNLHTYSFVLDETTKSYSDNGIDEQGTQEEIISYANLIRENHHHITSFYYKNVFEEFAKKNEVMGGYANSDCIWQDSLYKVAAAKNQIEVIFSGFPGDEGVSQNGNNYFYDYLNDFNIRGLFQFLIDFKHNALRKTLHYYRAKKAKTTALNYSEIQKKRNLLSPKSKFYNELKDSSFSFNPSFKSWQKQQICRAHTTLRTESEGAYANQYGIETAYPLADIRLLEIMYSLPADLFKPKPYSRALFRNICEGILPDKVRLQPKRSGAKTLAFADYWIYTKSEELKNYKIKNHTGLMLSEEEYQLKEAENEFMKTKRLNNLKEIDYLIDLNLPHNHKKE, translated from the coding sequence ATGAAAGGATTTTTTGGAATATTAAACTTAAATAATGGTTATTTTGATAATGCTGCTACTAAGTATCTCAATACTAAATCGCTAAACCATGAAAATACTTCATTCATAACTGATAAAATCCTACTGGAAAATTTCACTACTCCGATTTTCAAAAATAATAAATTCCCTAATCTTCAATTTGTAGGATGGTGTCGATTAGATAATATTGATGAATTACAAAACCAATTACCTCTTTCTAAAAATCCTAAAGAAGAGGAAGTAATTCTTACTGCATACCTAAAATGGGGAACAGATTGTGTGAAACATCTAATAGGTGATTTTAGTTTTGCTATTTGGAACGAAGCCAAAAAAGAACTTTTTTTAGCTAAAGACCAAATGGGCATTCGTCCTCTTTTTTACATTGAACATGACGGATTACTTTATTTTAGTACCAGTATTCCTTTAATAAAATCTGCTTTACTTGAAAAACCAAAATTAAATGAAAGTTACATAGCCAAAGAATTACGCAATTACCCACAAGAAATAGAGGACACTTTTTTTAAGAATATTAAAAGACTCAAACCAGCGCATTATATTTCGATTTCAACTGGAAAAACAATAGAAGAAGTTAGATATTGGGAACTTGGAACTGTTGATTTAAGTCATTGTAAACAAAAAGAAGATTATTATGCTCTTTTAAGAACGACACTTGAAACAGCAATAAAATCTAGAATTAGAGGCAAAAAAAACGTGGGATGCCAACTTTCAGGCGGAATGGATTCTTCAGCAATTGCAGTACTCTTATCCCGATTAATGGACAAAAAAAATCTGCATACCTACTCTTTTGTCTTAGACGAAACAACAAAATCGTACTCTGATAATGGAATTGACGAACAAGGAACGCAAGAAGAAATCATATCTTATGCTAATTTAATTCGAGAGAATCACCACCACATTACTTCATTTTATTACAAAAATGTCTTTGAAGAATTCGCTAAAAAAAATGAGGTTATGGGAGGATATGCTAATAGTGATTGTATCTGGCAAGATAGCCTTTATAAAGTAGCTGCTGCTAAAAACCAGATAGAGGTTATTTTTAGTGGATTCCCCGGAGATGAAGGTGTTTCCCAAAACGGAAACAATTATTTTTACGATTATTTAAACGATTTTAATATTCGTGGTTTGTTCCAATTTTTAATTGATTTTAAACACAATGCTTTACGAAAGACTCTTCACTATTATAGAGCCAAAAAAGCAAAAACTACAGCGTTAAACTATTCAGAAATACAAAAGAAAAGAAATTTATTAAGTCCCAAGTCTAAATTTTATAACGAATTAAAAGATAGTTCTTTTTCATTTAATCCAAGTTTTAAAAGTTGGCAAAAACAACAAATTTGTAGAGCACATACCACATTACGAACCGAATCAGAAGGTGCCTATGCTAATCAATACGGTATAGAAACAGCGTATCCGTTAGCCGATATTCGTTTATTGGAAATTATGTATAGTTTACCTGCTGATTTATTTAAACCGAAACCATATTCAAGAGCATTATTTAGAAATATATGTGAAGGAATATTACCCGATAAAGTACGTCTCCAACCAAAAAGAAGCGGTGCTAAAACACTAGCTTTTGCAGATTATTGGATTTATACAAAATCCGAGGAATTAAAAAACTACAAGATTAAAAATCATACAGGTTTAATGCTTTCTGAAGAAGAATACCAACTTAAAGAGGCTGAAAATGAATTCATGAAAACAAAACGCTTAAATAATTTAAAAGAAATAGATTATTTAATTGATTTAAATTTACCACACAATCATAAAAAAGAATAA
- a CDS encoding helix-turn-helix domain-containing protein: protein MQTVSEAAKYTLQFINQTQRSVFLTGKAGTGKTTLLREIIQTTHKNTVVVAPTGIAALNAGGVTIHSMFQLPFSGFIPSHTAESQFSETVKFENKESLRRHFKMNGLKKAVIRNMELLVIDEVSMLRADLLDAMDYMMQTVRKKAIPFGGVQVLFIGDLLQLPPVIRDEEWRTLRNYYKGKFFFHSHVIQQSPPLYIELSKIFRQTDTNFISVLNNLRNNQITPEDVQVLNQYVKPDFDLKTNKGYITLTTHNAKADAMNAQALEDLKGELITYTSEIIGDFPEKIYPVEYNLQLKVGAQIMFVKNDLAFEKNYFNGKMGIIKSLSSQEILVHFPEENKTIEVERYEWQNIRYKVDPLTKEVEEEVLGTFVHYPIKLAWAITVHKSQGLTFDKAAIDVSQVFMPGQAYVALSRLRSLEGLVLLSPLRMNGISNDQDVMEYAQNKASEEVLKNSLHFETKNFIHNYLINSFDWHDLAQEWRNHKFSYSDKTESSAKSKNALWAAKQLENIESLLDPSKKFIIQLNKIFANETVDLIHVSARIQAAFDYFFKPMDDLVFEVLWKIEEIKRLKKAKAYFEELSELEELQSKAVLRLMKTKLLIETVIANEAISKEKLTSDEIKKYLSRKKEAIQNQFKEANITLIEDEEDVNRYTSKKKGQKEPKKSTVEETFDLWIAKNSIQDIADIRKLTVNTIQSHLVKLIQAKRVSISEVLPQDKMDELAEAFKYYKEESLTPMKEQLGEKYSWEELRMFKASLN, encoded by the coding sequence ATGCAAACCGTATCAGAAGCCGCTAAATATACCTTACAGTTTATCAATCAAACCCAGCGTTCGGTGTTTTTGACTGGAAAAGCGGGGACGGGTAAGACAACTTTATTGCGTGAAATAATTCAAACTACACATAAAAATACGGTGGTAGTGGCGCCAACAGGAATTGCTGCTTTGAATGCTGGAGGTGTTACCATACATTCGATGTTTCAACTGCCTTTTAGCGGATTTATTCCTTCGCATACAGCCGAATCTCAATTTTCAGAAACGGTGAAGTTTGAAAATAAGGAAAGTTTACGCAGGCATTTTAAGATGAATGGCTTGAAAAAAGCAGTGATTCGAAATATGGAATTGCTGGTTATTGACGAAGTGAGTATGCTTCGTGCCGATTTACTTGACGCGATGGATTATATGATGCAAACCGTTCGTAAAAAAGCGATTCCTTTTGGTGGTGTTCAGGTTCTTTTTATTGGCGATTTATTGCAGTTGCCGCCCGTAATTAGAGATGAGGAATGGCGAACGTTACGCAATTATTACAAAGGAAAATTCTTTTTCCATTCGCATGTTATTCAGCAAAGTCCGCCTTTGTATATTGAATTATCGAAGATTTTCCGCCAGACAGATACCAATTTTATTTCGGTTTTAAATAATTTGAGGAATAACCAAATTACTCCCGAAGATGTTCAGGTTTTAAATCAATATGTTAAACCTGATTTTGATTTAAAAACCAATAAAGGTTATATCACATTAACGACTCATAATGCTAAAGCGGATGCGATGAATGCACAAGCTTTAGAAGATTTAAAGGGAGAATTAATTACTTATACGTCTGAAATTATTGGAGATTTTCCAGAGAAAATTTATCCTGTAGAGTATAATTTGCAATTGAAAGTAGGAGCCCAAATTATGTTTGTCAAAAACGATTTGGCTTTCGAAAAAAACTATTTCAATGGCAAAATGGGGATTATCAAGTCGCTTTCAAGTCAGGAAATTCTGGTTCATTTTCCGGAAGAGAATAAAACCATAGAAGTGGAACGATACGAATGGCAAAATATTCGTTACAAAGTGGATCCATTGACCAAGGAAGTGGAAGAGGAGGTTTTGGGAACTTTTGTGCATTATCCTATCAAATTAGCCTGGGCAATTACGGTGCATAAAAGCCAGGGATTAACCTTTGACAAAGCAGCGATTGATGTTTCACAGGTTTTTATGCCCGGACAGGCTTATGTGGCTTTATCGCGTTTACGTTCGTTAGAGGGCTTAGTTTTGCTTTCTCCGTTGCGAATGAATGGTATTTCTAACGACCAGGATGTGATGGAATATGCCCAAAATAAAGCTTCGGAAGAGGTGTTGAAGAATTCCCTGCATTTTGAAACCAAGAATTTCATCCATAATTATTTGATTAATAGCTTTGATTGGCATGATTTGGCTCAGGAATGGCGCAATCATAAATTCAGTTATTCGGATAAAACGGAAAGTTCGGCAAAATCTAAAAATGCACTTTGGGCAGCAAAACAATTAGAAAATATCGAATCGCTTTTGGATCCATCCAAAAAATTCATAATACAATTGAATAAAATATTTGCCAATGAAACGGTGGATTTAATTCATGTTTCTGCCCGAATTCAGGCAGCCTTTGATTATTTTTTCAAGCCGATGGACGATTTGGTTTTTGAGGTTTTATGGAAAATTGAAGAAATCAAACGACTGAAGAAAGCCAAAGCCTATTTCGAAGAATTATCTGAATTAGAAGAGTTACAATCCAAAGCCGTTTTGCGTTTGATGAAAACCAAATTGTTGATAGAAACCGTTATTGCAAACGAGGCTATTTCGAAAGAAAAACTAACTTCAGACGAGATCAAAAAATACCTTTCGAGGAAAAAAGAAGCTATTCAAAATCAATTCAAGGAAGCTAATATTACGTTGATTGAAGATGAAGAAGATGTAAATCGCTACACTTCTAAGAAAAAAGGACAAAAAGAACCTAAAAAATCAACAGTTGAGGAAACTTTTGATTTGTGGATTGCTAAAAATTCGATTCAGGATATTGCCGATATTCGAAAATTAACGGTTAATACTATTCAAAGTCATTTGGTTAAATTGATTCAAGCCAAAAGAGTTTCAATTAGCGAAGTCTTACCGCAGGATAAAATGGATGAATTAGCCGAAGCTTTTAAATATTACAAAGAAGAATCGCTTACTCCAATGAAAGAACAATTGGGAGAGAAATACAGTTGGGAAGAATTGCGAATGTTTAAGGCGAGTTTGAATTAA
- the cysC gene encoding adenylyl-sulfate kinase: MSAANNLFQENYSVSRKEREELNGHASFTIWLTGFSGSGKSTIAAALDQWFYKRQIRSYITDGDNTRIHLNRDLDFSREGRKENIRRVAEVAKLFNDAGVVVISSFISPFEKDRKSAKAIVGAKHFVEVYIATPLETCIQRDAKGLYEKARKGEIKDLTGINSPYEVPSNPDIVVDTTIDTIETSLQIITDWLLENKLQTVTELKL; this comes from the coding sequence ATGAGTGCAGCTAATAATCTATTCCAAGAAAACTATTCGGTTTCAAGAAAAGAACGTGAGGAATTGAATGGACATGCTTCTTTTACCATTTGGCTTACGGGTTTTTCGGGTTCCGGCAAATCCACTATTGCAGCTGCACTGGATCAATGGTTTTATAAGCGTCAAATTCGTTCTTATATTACTGATGGTGATAATACCCGTATACATCTTAACCGTGATTTGGATTTTAGCCGTGAAGGCAGGAAGGAAAATATTCGCCGTGTGGCAGAAGTGGCTAAGCTTTTTAATGACGCCGGAGTAGTGGTGATTAGTTCTTTTATCTCTCCTTTTGAGAAAGATAGAAAATCGGCTAAAGCCATTGTGGGAGCAAAACATTTTGTGGAAGTTTATATTGCTACGCCTTTAGAAACCTGTATTCAAAGAGACGCTAAAGGATTGTACGAAAAAGCACGAAAAGGGGAAATCAAGGATTTAACAGGAATCAATAGTCCTTACGAAGTGCCATCCAATCCTGATATTGTTGTAGATACTACTATTGATACTATTGAAACTTCTTTACAAATCATAACCGATTGGTTGTTAGAAAACAAATTGCAAACGGTTACTGAATTAAAGCTATAA
- a CDS encoding ABC transporter ATP-binding protein, with amino-acid sequence MKKQFQFKKILQDYVQILQIIYKASPGNAVSYFILVLLQSVVPVLSLYITKEIIDIITTPKGHDFNEIIKLVIGFCVLQLISSVCSQMATYVNSLYQQKVGDYLSKRVLDKAISVDFSYYENPVYHDTLHLAQQQAVFKAAQLLNGFSNLLMQFSSVIMIASMLAYYYWQYAVIIVVLSLPLFAVKWFFSRKSFTEEKRLAAAERESNYLQQVLTGLSYAKEVRLFGFGQKFISRYSALREYLFTQRKSIQNKQNFYSVIIEAGEIILVGFIFLSLAQNTWEQIITPGLFVIYLQGFQKLQSGTKSFLTALVQLFQHRMFINHLFQFLDIPERNLKENTVPFPVKPSKLEVKNLHFTYPDTKREILKDISLSCEKGQIIAIVGANGSGKSTLVKLLGKLYDYKNGTITIDGISLKNINKEEFRTNSVFLFQDFEKYFLSVAESISLGAEGEVNLERLNEAVKNSGAKVFIDKMKHGLDTKLGRTFWMGEQLSGGEWQKLALARLFYRDADLVVMDEPTSALDAFSESELYNSLRDWGKEKMIILVSHRLFQLKKADVIYVMKNGCIVEKGDFETLIAQKSYFCEMFDDQL; translated from the coding sequence GTGAAAAAACAATTCCAATTCAAAAAAATCCTTCAGGACTATGTCCAAATTTTACAAATCATTTACAAAGCTTCTCCGGGAAATGCGGTGAGTTATTTTATTTTGGTATTGTTACAGTCCGTTGTTCCGGTTTTGTCGCTTTATATTACTAAAGAAATTATTGATATTATAACAACTCCCAAAGGACATGATTTTAATGAAATTATTAAGTTGGTCATAGGATTTTGTGTTTTACAACTTATTTCTTCGGTTTGCAGTCAAATGGCAACTTATGTTAATTCGCTTTACCAACAAAAAGTAGGCGACTATTTGTCTAAACGAGTGCTTGACAAAGCTATTTCGGTTGATTTTTCGTATTATGAAAACCCTGTTTATCATGATACTTTGCATTTGGCACAACAACAAGCGGTTTTTAAAGCTGCCCAATTGTTGAATGGATTCAGTAATTTGTTGATGCAGTTTTCGAGCGTTATTATGATTGCGAGTATGTTAGCTTATTATTATTGGCAATATGCTGTAATTATTGTGGTGCTGTCTCTGCCTTTGTTTGCCGTAAAATGGTTTTTTTCTCGAAAAAGCTTTACTGAAGAAAAAAGACTGGCAGCAGCCGAAAGGGAATCCAATTATTTACAGCAGGTTTTAACGGGATTGAGTTATGCAAAGGAAGTACGTCTTTTTGGTTTTGGACAAAAATTCATTAGCCGTTATAGTGCTTTAAGAGAATATTTGTTCACGCAACGAAAATCCATTCAAAACAAGCAAAATTTTTATAGCGTTATTATTGAAGCTGGTGAAATTATTCTAGTGGGTTTTATCTTTTTATCGTTGGCTCAGAATACTTGGGAGCAAATTATTACACCAGGACTTTTTGTAATTTACCTTCAGGGTTTCCAGAAATTACAATCAGGGACAAAAAGCTTTTTAACTGCTTTGGTACAATTATTTCAACATCGGATGTTTATTAATCATCTTTTCCAATTTCTTGATATTCCTGAAAGAAATTTAAAAGAAAATACAGTTCCTTTTCCGGTAAAACCTTCAAAATTAGAAGTTAAGAATCTCCATTTTACTTATCCGGATACCAAAAGAGAGATTCTAAAAGACATTTCTTTGTCTTGTGAAAAAGGACAAATTATTGCTATTGTTGGGGCTAATGGTTCAGGAAAATCGACTCTGGTAAAGCTTTTAGGTAAATTATACGATTATAAAAACGGAACCATTACCATTGATGGCATTTCGTTGAAAAATATTAATAAAGAAGAATTTAGAACTAATAGTGTTTTCCTTTTTCAGGATTTCGAAAAATATTTTTTAAGTGTAGCTGAAAGCATTAGTTTAGGAGCCGAAGGGGAAGTGAATTTAGAACGACTAAATGAAGCTGTAAAAAACAGTGGAGCAAAGGTTTTTATTGATAAAATGAAACACGGATTGGATACTAAATTAGGACGTACTTTCTGGATGGGGGAACAGCTTAGTGGTGGAGAATGGCAAAAATTAGCTTTAGCCAGATTGTTTTATCGCGATGCTGATTTGGTTGTAATGGATGAACCTACAAGTGCTTTGGATGCTTTTTCAGAAAGTGAATTGTACAATTCACTTAGAGATTGGGGTAAAGAAAAGATGATTATCTTGGTTTCTCATCGTTTATTTCAATTGAAAAAGGCTGATGTCATTTATGTCATGAAGAATGGGTGTATCGTGGAGAAAGGTGATTTTGAAACATTAATAGCCCAAAAAAGTTATTTTTGTGAAATGTTTGATGATCAATTGTAG
- a CDS encoding lasso peptide biosynthesis B2 protein: MKLLFRKFKNVFILSQRQRKLIFLVFWLSIYRNILLLCGSKKAFTEHILQNQKVKAVLTDGKIAIAKDITMAIHIVNNYLPWKNVCRHQSWQAVSLLLKYQIPFDYFVGIDKTKSIKEGHSWVKVNGRFICGRCNVKEYSVFFKV, from the coding sequence ATGAAGCTACTGTTTAGGAAGTTTAAAAATGTCTTTATTTTAAGTCAACGACAACGAAAATTAATTTTTCTCGTTTTTTGGCTTTCTATTTATAGAAATATTTTGTTGTTATGCGGTTCTAAAAAAGCTTTTACCGAGCATATTTTACAAAATCAAAAAGTAAAAGCAGTTTTAACAGATGGAAAAATAGCCATTGCAAAAGATATTACCATGGCGATACATATTGTGAATAATTACCTTCCCTGGAAAAACGTTTGCCGTCATCAATCCTGGCAGGCAGTATCTTTACTTCTAAAATATCAGATTCCTTTTGACTATTTTGTAGGTATTGATAAAACAAAATCCATTAAAGAGGGACATTCTTGGGTAAAAGTGAATGGTAGATTCATTTGTGGGAGATGTAATGTAAAGGAATATAGTGTTTTTTTTAAGGTTTAA
- a CDS encoding sulfotransferase domain-containing protein codes for MENNIIWLASYPKSGNTWFRSFLTALLNQGEIDINKMETDGIYSSKEYIESILDLCTDDLRPRELETYRKLAFSYKANEITKESFVKIHDAYTYSRWDGLPLIPAEGSRVAIYLVRNPLDVVLSLGNHTGLNIEDTIDKYINCEEGAFVKKGKTAQQYYQLMGTWAMHATSWMNQNDIPVHIIRYEDMKANAFETFKAAVEQMQLNYSDEAILKAIEACDFKKLKKQEENKGFKEKAIPSLAFFFKGETGRWKKELTIEQIKKIMTVNESMMKRLGYWEETIKQLEDYGK; via the coding sequence ATGGAAAATAATATCATTTGGCTGGCATCTTATCCCAAATCTGGGAACACCTGGTTTCGCAGTTTTTTGACCGCCTTATTGAATCAGGGTGAGATTGATATCAATAAAATGGAAACAGATGGTATTTATTCGTCTAAAGAATATATTGAAAGTATTTTAGATCTATGTACCGATGATTTAAGACCAAGGGAATTGGAAACCTATAGAAAGCTTGCTTTTAGTTATAAAGCAAATGAAATAACTAAGGAATCTTTTGTGAAAATACATGATGCTTATACTTATTCCCGATGGGATGGGCTACCATTAATTCCTGCTGAAGGAAGTCGGGTAGCCATTTATCTGGTTCGAAATCCTCTGGATGTAGTGCTTTCATTAGGCAATCATACCGGTTTGAATATTGAGGATACCATTGATAAATATATCAATTGTGAAGAAGGGGCTTTTGTTAAAAAAGGGAAAACAGCACAGCAATATTACCAATTGATGGGTACCTGGGCTATGCATGCTACCAGCTGGATGAACCAAAATGATATTCCTGTGCATATTATTCGGTATGAGGATATGAAAGCTAATGCTTTTGAAACTTTTAAGGCAGCTGTAGAACAAATGCAGTTGAATTATAGTGATGAAGCAATTCTTAAAGCTATTGAGGCCTGTGATTTTAAGAAATTAAAAAAACAGGAAGAAAATAAAGGATTTAAAGAAAAAGCAATTCCTTCTTTGGCTTTCTTTTTTAAAGGAGAGACAGGACGCTGGAAAAAGGAATTAACTATAGAACAAATTAAAAAAATTATGACCGTGAACGAATCGATGATGAAACGATTGGGATACTGGGAAGAAACAATAAAACAATTAGAAGATTATGGAAAATAA
- the trhO gene encoding oxygen-dependent tRNA uridine(34) hydroxylase TrhO gives MQLYNTLSAEERAELIDQAGKQRLTLSFYAYAKIEDPKKFRDDLFLAWNALDALGRIYVAHEGINAQMNVPAENIEAFRETLEAYDFMKGIRLNVAVEHDDHAFLKLTIKVRHKIVADGLNDDTFDVTNKGVHLKAKEFNEILEDPNTIVVDFRNHYESEVGHFKGAITPDVETFRESLPIINEQLQDYKEDKNLVMYCTGGIRCEKASAYFKHQGFKNVFQLEGGIINYAKQIEEEGLESKFIGKNFVFDNRLGERITDDIVSQCHQCGKPCDNHTNCANDGCHLLFIQCDECKAAMENCCSTECQETIHLPYDEQIKLRRGKQVGNKVFRKGKSESLKFKHSGELSDTALATAAKSADIRQKIKVKKTLVGKAEHYYVKANIGLFTIENNELNLGDKILISGPTTGNQELVLEKMFVNGYEGTQAKAGDKLTFAVPFRIRLSDKLFKILD, from the coding sequence ATGCAACTGTACAACACCTTAAGCGCAGAAGAAAGAGCTGAACTCATTGATCAAGCGGGTAAACAACGTCTTACGTTGTCTTTCTATGCGTATGCCAAAATTGAAGATCCTAAAAAATTTCGCGACGATTTATTTCTAGCCTGGAATGCACTTGATGCCCTGGGGCGAATTTATGTTGCCCATGAAGGTATTAACGCTCAAATGAACGTTCCTGCCGAAAATATTGAAGCTTTTAGAGAAACTTTGGAGGCTTATGATTTCATGAAAGGCATTCGTTTGAATGTAGCCGTAGAACATGATGATCACGCGTTTTTAAAATTGACTATAAAAGTGCGTCACAAAATTGTGGCTGACGGACTTAACGATGATACTTTTGATGTAACCAATAAAGGCGTACACTTAAAAGCCAAAGAATTCAATGAAATTCTGGAAGATCCAAATACTATTGTAGTAGATTTTAGAAATCATTACGAAAGTGAAGTGGGACATTTTAAAGGGGCTATCACTCCTGATGTAGAAACTTTTAGAGAAAGTTTACCCATAATCAACGAGCAACTTCAAGATTATAAGGAAGACAAAAATCTGGTAATGTATTGTACCGGAGGAATTCGTTGTGAAAAAGCAAGTGCTTATTTTAAACACCAAGGTTTTAAAAATGTTTTCCAATTAGAAGGCGGAATCATCAATTATGCAAAGCAAATTGAAGAGGAAGGACTGGAAAGTAAATTTATCGGAAAAAACTTCGTTTTCGATAATCGTTTAGGGGAGAGAATTACTGATGATATTGTTTCCCAATGTCATCAATGCGGAAAACCTTGCGATAATCACACCAATTGTGCTAACGATGGTTGTCATTTATTGTTTATCCAATGTGATGAATGTAAAGCAGCTATGGAAAATTGTTGTTCTACTGAATGTCAGGAAACAATCCATTTGCCTTATGACGAACAAATAAAATTAAGAAGAGGAAAACAAGTAGGGAATAAGGTTTTTAGAAAAGGAAAATCAGAAAGTTTGAAGTTCAAACATTCGGGTGAACTGTCCGATACAGCTTTGGCGACAGCAGCAAAATCGGCGGATATCCGTCAAAAAATAAAAGTAAAAAAGACCTTAGTGGGTAAAGCCGAGCATTATTATGTAAAAGCGAATATTGGTCTTTTTACCATTGAAAATAATGAATTGAATTTGGGCGATAAAATCCTAATTTCAGGACCAACAACCGGAAATCAGGAATTGGTTTTAGAAAAAATGTTTGTTAATGGTTATGAGGGAACTCAAGCCAAGGCAGGAGACAAACTAACTTTTGCCGTTCCTTTCAGAATTCGTTTATCTGATAAATTATTTAAAATATTAGATTAA
- a CDS encoding PqqD family protein — MFTPLEEEGVLYAIEENKYISLNTTYTSIIQYVTDGLDFNTIVAKLMEEYEVDQEVCKVQLNSVISDLIAKDYINEATV; from the coding sequence TTGTTTACGCCTTTAGAAGAAGAAGGGGTTTTGTATGCTATTGAAGAAAATAAATATATCAGTTTGAATACGACTTATACTTCTATTATTCAATATGTTACTGATGGTTTAGATTTTAATACTATTGTAGCAAAATTAATGGAAGAATATGAAGTGGATCAAGAGGTGTGTAAAGTTCAATTGAACTCCGTAATTTCCGATCTTATAGCTAAAGATTATATTAATGAAGCTACTGTTTAG